Proteins found in one Cardiocondyla obscurior isolate alpha-2009 linkage group LG03, Cobs3.1, whole genome shotgun sequence genomic segment:
- the LOC139101254 gene encoding probable zinc transporter protein DDB_G0282067, producing the protein MAKYIFPCSILGLAVICTAIAISLARDVRSIRGDLEVAGSHHHGHHHEHGGGHEHHSHHHGEHGEEGHKGHKGHHHHEEGEHGHHGKEHHEGHHHEHGGHKKGHHDEHDEHGSHHEHEHGHKESKFGHGKGHKKGEKTHGYHHKSHKDEFHKEHKFYDDYHKGGHHEKHGDHHEHHHGKEGHHKKGGHHHSGHHEDHHGKKGHHDKGHYDEDHHGHHGKHGHEEHHHHHEDHGKKHEHHGGKKHGYSSGHGHHGHHHHH; encoded by the coding sequence ATGGCTAAATACATATTTCCATGCTCAATTTTGGGACTGGCTGTGATATGCACGGCAATTGCTATATCTTTGGCGCGAGATGTTCGAAGTATAAGAGGAGATTTAGAAGTGGCCGGCTCTCATCACCACGGCCATCACCATGAACATGGTGGCGGTCATGAGCATCATTCCCATCACCATGGAGAACACGGTGAAGAGGGCCATAAAGGTCACAAAGGCCATCACCATCACGAAGAGGGAGAACACGGGCATCATGGTAAGGAACATCATGAGGGCCACCATCACGAACACGGTGGCCATAAAAAAGGGCATCACGACGAGCATGACGAGCACGGTAGCCATCACGAACACGAACACGGCCATAAAGAATCGAAATTCGGCCATGGAAAAGGCCATAAGAAAGGCGAGAAGACTCACGGTTATCACCACAAGTCTCATAAAGATGAATTCCACAAGGAGCATAAATTCTACGACGATTATCACAAGGGTGGCCATCATGAGAAGCACGGCGATCATCACGAGCATCACCATGGCAAGGAAGGACATCATAAGAAAGGTGGTCATCACCATTCCGGTCACCATGAAGACCACCATGGTAAGAAAGGCCACCATGACAAAGGACATTACGATGAAGATCACCATGGTCATCATGGCAAACATGGACACGAAGAACACCATCATCACCACGAGGACCACGGAAAGAAGCATGAACACCATGGCGGCAAAAAGCATGGCTATTCGAGCGGCCATGGTCACCATGGTCATCACCATCATCATTAA